The nucleotide window CCGCCGAATGCCTGGCCCCACACGCCCCAGTTCACCGCGGCGTCGCCCGTTGCCACCCCGGTCCCTCCGGCCGAGGCCGTGCGCAGACCGTTGACGTGGGCACTCACCACACTGAGCGCGTCGATCGCGGCGGCCCCCGCGGCGCGTGTCACTTGCGACGGTGCCAACTGATTGCCCACACGGTTGGCCGACGCCGTCGAACCATCGGAGAGCGAACCCAGCGTCGCGTTGTATAGGTTGAGCAGTTGCGCATCGCTCACGCCGGTATAGCCGAGCAGCCCTCGCAACGCCGACTGGGCGTTCTGCGTCGAAGCGATAGTGGCATTGGTGCGCGGATCGAACGACGGGATCTGACCACCACCGTTGCCGCCAGCGCCGCCGCCAATGGTGCCGGTACCGCCGCTGTTGCCGCTATTGCCGCTATTGCCACCATTGCCGTTGTTGCCGTCGTCCTTGCCCGCGTTCGGATCGGAGACCACGGTCAGCACCAGATCGCGCTTCGTGCCGTTGGCCACGTTCGCGCCAGTAGCGCCGAGCGTCGTCGAGCCGTTAACGCGATAGCTCAGCAAGCCTTCGTTGTAATTGGCCGTACCGGCGGTGTCGATCACGACATAGCGCTGGCCGACCGCGAACGAATACCCGAGCGACTGCAACGCGATTCTGGAGCCGGGTGCCAGCGTCGTATTGCCGGTGACCACGAGCCGGCCATAGCCGCTGTCGGTCGTCATGTCACCGGTCGTCACCGCATTGCTCGCTACACCAACCTGCAGTGTGCCGCTCGCGGCCTGGTCGAAGTTGCCATCGACGTTGAGCGTTCGGTTGATCTGCAACACCGACGCGTCGTTGTGCACCGTACGCACGCCGCCAAGGTCAAAGTGGTCGTCGAGCACCAAACGTCCCCCTGTGAAGCGGGTGTCGGCATTGGTGCTCACGATGGTGCCCGGGAAAACGCCGCCAAAGCCGGTCAGGGTGCCGTAAGTGCCATCCGTTGCGCCAGCGATCTTCAACACGTTGGGCGAGCGATTGATGATCCAGCCGGCGATCGTGCCGGCGTTGTTGATCGCATCGATGGACGACGTCGTTGCCTGGTTCGAAATCGCGCCGCCGACGCCCGTGATCAGGCCTCCCGCCTGGTTGTTGATCGTGCCGATGGACGCATCGTTGTAGATCCCGTAATAAGCGCCCGAGATCGTGCCGGCGTTGTTGATCGCGCCGATCGTGCCTGCGAACAGCGTGCCGCCAATCAATTGCGACGCGTTGTTCAGGCCCACCGCATACTGGCCCGGCACGCCGGTGCCTGCGGTGATCGTACCGCCGGCCAGGTTGTTGATGGCAGCGATCGAACCGCCGTAGTTCGCAAGGCCATACATCTGCCCGATCAGGGCGCCGGTGTTCTCGATCAGACCGAACGACGACGGCCTGGCCAGGTCGCCGGATGCCGCCAGCATCACCCCCGTGTAGCCGGTGATTCGCCCGCTGTTGGTGAGCACGCCCCACTCGCCCGTGCCCCACACGCCCACGCCATTGGAGGCGGTCGTGGTCGCGGCGATCGTGCCGGCGTTGATTAGTGTCGTGAGCGAACCCGTGTTCGCAACGCCCAGCGTGGCGCCCTGGATCAGGCTGCGGTTCTCCAGACGCGCAAGCGCACCGGTGTTGTTCACGCCACCGAGGTTGTCGGACACGATGGTGCCCACGTTCAGGATCGTTCCGACCAAGCCGCCCGCATACAGGCCCGAATTGGTGCCGCCGGACGCCGAAATCACGCCGTTGTTCACCACGCTGTCGACCTGACCGCCGTTGCTGGCAATGCCCAGTGCACTCTTGCCAGCGAGGGTGCTGGCAATCGTGCCCGTGTTCGTGATCGTGCCGAGGTGACCGGTAATCGACGCCTGGGCCGTGCCGCTGACGTCGAGATTCGCGCCGTCGAAGCGCCACTGCGACGCATCGCCGCCAGTCACGCCCGCCACGAGATTCGTGGTGCCGTTGACGACGCCGAGGTACTGCGGCGTGAAGAGCGTCACGAGCAGCGTGGTGCCCTGGTGCGCACCGTTGGCCGCGAGCGTCGGGTTGCCGTTGATCACATAGCGCAACGTGCTTTCGTTGTAATTGATCGTGCCCGCCGAATCGATGACCACGTAGCGCTGCCCTGCGGCGAACGCGTACCCCATCGATTGCAGCGCGATGGTCGAGCCCGGTGCGATGTACGTACTGCCGCTTACGAGGAGACTGCCGTAATTCGGCGAGTCCGCGCCCGCCACGCCGATCTGAAGCGTGGCGTTCGCGCTCTGGTCGTAATTGCCGAAGATCGAGAGCGGACGATTGACCTGGAGCAACGAACCGACGTTGTGCAGCGTGCGCATGCCGGTCACGTTGCCGCCGATCGTGGTGCGCAGTTCGAAATCGTTGTTGACCAGCAAGTTTCCGCCGGTGAGTCGTACGTCGGCGTTGGTACTCACGATGGTGCCCACATTCGCACCGCCACCGAAACCGGTGAATGTGCCGAACGTGCCGTCCGTTGCACCGCTGATACTCAGTTCGTTCTGGGAGCGATTGATGATCCAGCCGGCAATCGTGCCCGCGTTGCGAATCGCGCCGATCGACGCCGACGTCGCCTGGTTCGAGATGGCGCCACCCAGCCCAGTGATCACGCCGCCCGCCAGATTGTCGATCAGACCGATGTTGCTGCCGTTGGAAATCCCGTAGTAGCTGCCGGCGATCGTGCCTGCATTGCTGATCGTGCCAATCGTACCCGCCAGCAGCGTGCCGTTCGCGGTGAGATCGAGGTTCTCGATGCCGGAGACAATGGTGTTGCCCGTGCCACCCGTTCCGGTGATGGAACCCCCTGCCTGATTGTCGATCTTCGTGATCGTCGAGCCGTTGTTCGACAAGCCGTTCTGCGCGCCTGTAATCACTCCGCTGTTCGTCAGCAGGTCGAGCGTCGCAGGGGCCGCAGTGGTGGCCGAGGCGTAATTCACGAGACCGTTCCAGCCGAGGATAAGCCCTTGGTTGGTCAACTGCCCCAGATGCCCCGTATTCAGGGCGCCATAACCGGTACTGGCGCTCATCGTGCCGGTGTTCTGCACCGAGGTCAGCGAGCCATAGTTCGCAAGACCGTCGAGCACGCCCGTTATCGTGCCGGTGTTCTCGAATGTGGTCATCGTGCCGGTGTTGTTCACCGCATCGCGCGTGCTCGTTCGCACTGCGCCGTGGTTCACCAGCGTGCCGACGGTGCCGCCGTTGAAGAAGCCCGAGTTGTTCGGCCCGGTCGACGCGATGGTCCCATCGTTGACGAAGCGGTCGACCGAGCCGTAGATCGCGGCAATGCCCATGGCCGACGTCCCCGTCAGGGTCCCGGTGTTCGCGATCGTGCCGATCGAGCCGACGACCGTGCCGAACGTCGAGCCGGTGATCGAGACGTTGGTGCCGTCGAACGACCACCCGGTGCCGCTGGACGGTACCCCCTTGAGCAGACTGGCGGTCCCGCCGATCGTGCCCACGGCGCTCGGCGCGATCAGCGTCACGATCAGATCGAGATAGCTCCCGTTGGCCTGACGCACGCCGCTGCCGACGAGGGTCGACCCACTGATGACGTAGTTGAGCGACGCTTCGTTGAATGGCGAGGACCAGTCCATCGTTTCGAGCACGACATATCGCTGGCCGGACGCGAACGCGTAGCCCATCGACTGAAGCGCGATGGTCGTGCCCGGCATGAGTGTCGCCAACCCCTGCACCACAAGACGGCCATAGCCGCTGTCGGATGTGCGGTCACCGGTCGTCGTGGCGCCTGAGCCGACGCCGATCTCGAGTGTCGCCCCCGCGTCCTGTTGATAGTTCCCGTACACCGAAATGGTACGGTCGAGGTGAAGCCTGGCCCCGCTGTTCAACAGCGTGAACGCGTTGCCCAGGTTCACGTTGTCGTTGAGGATGAGATTGCCGCTCGCGAACCGCACGTTCGACGTTGGACTCTCGAGCGAGCCGACGGAAGTGCCGTCGAAGCCGGTCAGCAAGCCGTAGCCGCCGCCGGCGTCACCGTTGATCGTCAGCGCCACCGAGCCGTAGTTGACGATATTGCCCTGGATGGTTCCGGCGTTGTTGATCGTGCCGATCGTTCCCCCGCCGGCGGCAATCGCGATCGCGTTGAGCCCGCGGATCACGCCGCCGCTGTCGTTGTTGATGGTGCCGATGCGGCTCCCGGCCGCCCCCGTCACAATACCGGTGCCCGAAGCGCCTGCGTCGATGCGCCCGGTGGCGAGGTTGTGAATCTCGTCGATCGATCCCGAGTTCTGGATCGCGCCGCCATAACCGGTGATCGAGCCGCCGTTGGCGATCGAACCGAGGGTCGCGTTGTACACCGTCCCGCCGACGGTCGTGGTCGAATTGCTCAGACCGTAGACCGAAGCGCCTGCGCTGGTCGCGTCAATCGTGCCAAAGTTGCTGAGCGAGGTGATGCCGCCGCCGGCGTTGTAGACGCCGACAAGACCGCCCGTGATCACGCCGGTGTTCGTGATCGTCCCCACGGACACCGGGGCGGAGGTAGTACGCTGATTCAGCACGCCGTAATCGCCCGAGATCGTGCCGCCCGTCTGATTCATCAGGTTGTCGATCCGCCCTGCGTTACTGATCGCGGCTTCGTTCCCGCCACGAGAGACGCCAATCCATCCCATGTTGCCGAGGTTCGAAATGGTCCCTTGGTTCAGCACCCCCGCCCGCCCGGGGGCATTGTTGTTGACCGAGATATTGCCGCCGTTGGTGAGCGTGCCGAGCTGCCCCGAATTCAGCACGCCGAGCGTGCCGCTCACGATCTGGCCGTAGTTGCCGAGCAACCCGATCGTGCCGCTCGATTGCACACCGCTCTGGTCGCCGTAGATCGTGCCGTTGTTGAGCAGCCGGCCGAGTGCTCCCGACACCGATACCCCCGTAGCGGCACCGACGATCGTTCCGTTATTGTTGAGCAACGAATTCAGGCCTACAGGTGTCCTGATGAGCGCTCCGACCGCATCTCCCCTGAACGACACGCCCTGGTCGAGGTAGATCTCGCCGAAAGCCCCCGTGAAATTCACGCTGCGCGTTCCGTCGACGATGACATTCAGGTTGTTGCCGTCCCATTCCCACGTGAGCCCGCCATCCGGCGCGCCCCAGTTTAGCGGGGTCGCCTGCCCGTCATATCCGGTAACCGAGCCGACCGCCTGCGCCATCGCCGCACCGGAAGCCGCGATCAAGGCGGCGGCTGCGACCGCTGCCCTGCGGGCGCGCCGATCCACGCTGCGCGTCGCCTTCCCGTGGCTGCAGGCCACCTCGGAAGCGACTTGATACATCCCCAGACTGGTGCTCCACACCACGCGGTAAATGCGATTCATACGATGCCCCGGCTCACTGTGCCTATGTCGATGTGTTGGATGACGGAATTCGGTATGACTTCCCGAAGCCATACCTGTCCCCGGCTCGGCCGCAGGCGTGCCGGGACATCGCTGCGAGAACCATTTCCGGCAGCGGATGCGTCAGGGATTCAGGCGAGAAAAATGCGCTCGTGCGCTACGTCAGGCGGGGGTCCGGTCGCCGCACGGGAGAGTCAGCAAAAGCACGCGCGGAAGCGTGGATTTTTAGAGAAGTTTTACAAAACATTCGGACTACCCCGTAAATATTGACTGGCGCCTTGCCTTTTGATTTTGTTGCTTTTTTTGTCCGGCGAATCCTTTCATATGCTTTTTCTACTGTCAATCAACAATCATCAAGTTTCCTTTAAATGCCTGATTTTATTAAGTTATACAAAACAATAAAAAACAACGATTCGTCCCCCAATCGTCCTACTTTTATTCGAAAATTACTCCACTCAATGAGGGCCATAACAACAATGGGATGCTGCCTTCTCGAAGCATGCGTTCGCACCACCTCGTGAACCTTCCAGGGGATTGCATGCTCGCGGCGCGGGATGGACTGGCACAGGTCGACGTCACGGTTGCGCCGCCCGCCCTGCGGGCCCGCCGGGCTTGCGCTACACTCGTTCGACCCTGCGCGGCTCGCCTCGGGCGGCACGCCTTTTCCCTCATCAAGGACACGACACGCACATGACCACGAACCTCGAAACCATTCCCGTCAATCGGAACGACGGCAGCGCCGCGACCCTGGGCGACTACGCCGGCAAAGTCCGTCTCATCGTCAACGTCGCGTCGAAGTGCGGTCTCACGCCGCAATACGAAGGCCTGGAGCGCCTCTACGAAGACAAGCGCAACGCCGGCCTGGAAGTCCTGGCCTTCCCGGCGAACAATTTCAAGGGTCAGGAGCCCGGTACCGACGCCGAGATCCTCGACTTCTGCACCACGCAGTACAACGTGACCTTCCCGCTGTTCGCCAAGATTTCCGTGCTCGGCGAAGACCGCCACCCGCTGTACACGGCACTGGTACAGGCCAAGCCGGATGCCACCGGCGAAGGGCCTTTCCGTGAGCGTCTCAGGGGTTTCGGCGTCGAGCGCGAGAACCTCGCCGACGTCCTGTGGAACTTCGAGAAATTTCTGATTGGCCGGAATGGTCAGGTCGTGGCGCGCTTCTCGCCGGACGTGAAGGCCGACGATCCACGCCTGGTGGCCGCCATCGACGCCGAACTGGCCAAGTAAAAGAATCCGGGGCGCGGCGCCGGGATCGCCGCAAGAATGCAAAAGGGGGCTGCGCAAACGCATGCCCCCTCTGGTGCCGCCAGCCGCCGCAAGACGGTTGCCGGCGCACGATATTCGCCGCTCGTGCACGGCCTGCGTCTGGACAGACCGTGCACGGGCCTCATGGCGAGATATCGCGCGCCGGTTCCCGCTTCTCGCGACAACTCGCGAAAGCCGGGCGCCTCATTCCCCCCGGAGTGAGGCGCCCGCGATGACCGACCTCAGCGCTTGGCCGTGTCGGTCATGAACTTGCCGCCCGGCGCTTCGCCGCCCTTCTTCTGACGGCGCGTGTTCCCATCGATCCCGCCGTCCACCGCCCACTCGGCGAACACCGTGGGCCCCGGCTCGAAATCGCGCGGCTGCCATTCCGGCGTGAGGATGTCCTCGTCGGCGTAATACTCGATGAGCGCGCCGCACGGATTCTTGAAGTACCAGAAGTACGCCGACGAAATCGGGTGACGGCCCGGCCCGAGCTGCGTTTCCCAACCGCACCGATCGATGTGCATGCCTCCCCCAAACACTTCGTGGATGTCCCGCACGGTGAACGCCACGTGATTGAGGCCTCGCTTGCCGTTGGGCAGCGCCAGCAGGAACAGGTCATGGTGACCGCCGTGCGGCGCGCAGCGCATGAACGCGCCGCGATCCGGGTAGCGATCCGACAACTCGAAGCCGAGCTTGTCTTCGTAGAACTTCTGCGTGGCCGCCAGTGCGTTGGTGAAAAACACCACGTGGCCGACCTCGATCGGCTGCGCCCGCTCGTACACCGGACTCGGCGTATTCACGCGTTGCGCCGGAATGCCCCACGGGTTGGTCGGTGCGCCCTTCACGTCGATGGCGCGCTTGGCGGTGACTTCCACACGCAGGGCCAGCCCGTTCGGGTCGATGCAACCGGTCGCGCCGTCCCTGAAGTAGTAGCCCGGCTGGTCCGCGAGACGATCCGCGATGGCCGCGACCTCCTGGGCCGTCGTCACGCCCCACGTGACCTCGCGCAAGGTCGGTCCCTCCTCCATGGCGGGCGGCAGTGCTGAATCGTCGTGGCGCACCGCCAGCACGCGAGCACCGTTGAGCGTCTCGAAGCGTGCGCCATTGGCGTCGGCGGACACTTCCGTGAGGCCCCAGTCGGCCAGGAAGCGGCGGCAGGTGTCGAGGTCGGTGACCCCGTAGGTGATTTGTTCGATGCCCAGAATCGTCATGTCTGTCTCGGGGAGGGGTTCAGGGTGTGGCAATCACAGATCGAGTGTCAGACGGTCGCCCTTGCAACCCGACACGCAGATCATCATCACCTTGTTGGACGCACGCTCGGCCGCGCTGAGCACCGAGTCGCGATGGTCGGGGCAGCCTTCGAGCACGCGCGTCTCGCACGCGCCGCAAACACCCTCCATGCAGCTGTGTTCGGCGTCGATGCCCGCGGCAAGCAACGTTTCGAGCAGCGTGGCGCCGGCAGGCACCGCAACTTCCCTGCCGGACTTCGCGAGCGTTACCACGTAGCCCTCGGACGTGGCAGGCGGCGGCGCATCCGGTGCGG belongs to Pandoraea pnomenusa and includes:
- a CDS encoding autotransporter domain-containing protein translates to MNRIYRVVWSTSLGMYQVASEVACSHGKATRSVDRRARRAAVAAAALIAASGAAMAQAVGSVTGYDGQATPLNWGAPDGGLTWEWDGNNLNVIVDGTRSVNFTGAFGEIYLDQGVSFRGDAVGALIRTPVGLNSLLNNNGTIVGAATGVSVSGALGRLLNNGTIYGDQSGVQSSGTIGLLGNYGQIVSGTLGVLNSGQLGTLTNGGNISVNNNAPGRAGVLNQGTISNLGNMGWIGVSRGGNEAAISNAGRIDNLMNQTGGTISGDYGVLNQRTTSAPVSVGTITNTGVITGGLVGVYNAGGGITSLSNFGTIDATSAGASVYGLSNSTTTVGGTVYNATLGSIANGGSITGYGGAIQNSGSIDEIHNLATGRIDAGASGTGIVTGAAGSRIGTINNDSGGVIRGLNAIAIAAGGGTIGTINNAGTIQGNIVNYGSVALTINGDAGGGYGLLTGFDGTSVGSLESPTSNVRFASGNLILNDNVNLGNAFTLLNSGARLHLDRTISVYGNYQQDAGATLEIGVGSGATTTGDRTSDSGYGRLVVQGLATLMPGTTIALQSMGYAFASGQRYVVLETMDWSSPFNEASLNYVISGSTLVGSGVRQANGSYLDLIVTLIAPSAVGTIGGTASLLKGVPSSGTGWSFDGTNVSITGSTFGTVVGSIGTIANTGTLTGTSAMGIAAIYGSVDRFVNDGTIASTGPNNSGFFNGGTVGTLVNHGAVRTSTRDAVNNTGTMTTFENTGTITGVLDGLANYGSLTSVQNTGTMSASTGYGALNTGHLGQLTNQGLILGWNGLVNYASATTAAPATLDLLTNSGVITGAQNGLSNNGSTITKIDNQAGGSITGTGGTGNTIVSGIENLDLTANGTLLAGTIGTISNAGTIAGSYYGISNGSNIGLIDNLAGGVITGLGGAISNQATSASIGAIRNAGTIAGWIINRSQNELSISGATDGTFGTFTGFGGGANVGTIVSTNADVRLTGGNLLVNNDFELRTTIGGNVTGMRTLHNVGSLLQVNRPLSIFGNYDQSANATLQIGVAGADSPNYGSLLVSGSTYIAPGSTIALQSMGYAFAAGQRYVVIDSAGTINYNESTLRYVINGNPTLAANGAHQGTTLLVTLFTPQYLGVVNGTTNLVAGVTGGDASQWRFDGANLDVSGTAQASITGHLGTITNTGTIASTLAGKSALGIASNGGQVDSVVNNGVISASGGTNSGLYAGGLVGTILNVGTIVSDNLGGVNNTGALARLENRSLIQGATLGVANTGSLTTLINAGTIAATTTASNGVGVWGTGEWGVLTNSGRITGYTGVMLAASGDLARPSSFGLIENTGALIGQMYGLANYGGSIAAINNLAGGTITAGTGVPGQYAVGLNNASQLIGGTLFAGTIGAINNAGTISGAYYGIYNDASIGTINNQAGGLITGVGGAISNQATTSSIDAINNAGTIAGWIINRSPNVLKIAGATDGTYGTLTGFGGVFPGTIVSTNADTRFTGGRLVLDDHFDLGGVRTVHNDASVLQINRTLNVDGNFDQAASGTLQVGVASNAVTTGDMTTDSGYGRLVVTGNTTLAPGSRIALQSLGYSFAVGQRYVVIDTAGTANYNEGLLSYRVNGSTTLGATGANVANGTKRDLVLTVVSDPNAGKDDGNNGNGGNSGNSGNSGGTGTIGGGAGGNGGGQIPSFDPRTNATIASTQNAQSALRGLLGYTGVSDAQLLNLYNATLGSLSDGSTASANRVGNQLAPSQVTRAAGAAAIDALSVVSAHVNGLRTASAGGTGVATGDAAVNWGVWGQAFGGHASQSERDGVDGYAANYGGLLIGADRAFGDRWRAGGAFQFSRTVINNDGATSGNNTSVNGYGLIGYASYTGEPWYVNLSGSVVMQRYNTTRLVSMQGFNGAAGGSFNGQQYVGSAEFGWPLAVGRAIVTPLVGLSFSHLSQPGYTESGGNGAALSVGSASASSVRSALGAKIGVPFETSSGTWMPELSVRWVHEYNRTRLSTGASFAADPSGQTAFTTVGATPVSDLADISLGLTLMRASNMSASIRYNLQAGSGFVSHTGIVRIQQRF
- a CDS encoding glutathione peroxidase, with translation MTTNLETIPVNRNDGSAATLGDYAGKVRLIVNVASKCGLTPQYEGLERLYEDKRNAGLEVLAFPANNFKGQEPGTDAEILDFCTTQYNVTFPLFAKISVLGEDRHPLYTALVQAKPDATGEGPFRERLRGFGVERENLADVLWNFEKFLIGRNGQVVARFSPDVKADDPRLVAAIDAELAK
- a CDS encoding VOC family protein — protein: MTILGIEQITYGVTDLDTCRRFLADWGLTEVSADANGARFETLNGARVLAVRHDDSALPPAMEEGPTLREVTWGVTTAQEVAAIADRLADQPGYYFRDGATGCIDPNGLALRVEVTAKRAIDVKGAPTNPWGIPAQRVNTPSPVYERAQPIEVGHVVFFTNALAATQKFYEDKLGFELSDRYPDRGAFMRCAPHGGHHDLFLLALPNGKRGLNHVAFTVRDIHEVFGGGMHIDRCGWETQLGPGRHPISSAYFWYFKNPCGALIEYYADEDILTPEWQPRDFEPGPTVFAEWAVDGGIDGNTRRQKKGGEAPGGKFMTDTAKR